In Caminicella sporogenes DSM 14501, a genomic segment contains:
- a CDS encoding YihY/virulence factor BrkB family protein: MKYNGFFLFFILQIKNRFKSHNISAFSAQIAYFFLLSFFPFLIFLIAVLSYFSVSFDGAIDILAKVVPNEVTILIKDYVRALMPTRSINVLSVSFFATIWAASRGVDAFIVSLNNSYEIKEGRNFLFKKLLAMIYTILVALSICLALVIPNMGMDFLLWVSKYIEITYYFIKVWYYIRWIIIISILILVLGSLYYIAPNKKMKLIEIIPGTLFATFGWIIISIGFSFFVNNFKNFTIVYGSLAAVIVLMIWLYLSAIILMLGGEINSICSLYKKYIN; this comes from the coding sequence ATGAAGTATAATGGATTTTTTTTGTTTTTTATACTCCAAATAAAAAATAGATTTAAGAGTCATAATATAAGTGCTTTTAGTGCTCAAATTGCATATTTTTTCTTATTATCTTTTTTTCCGTTTTTAATATTTTTAATAGCTGTTTTGAGTTATTTTTCAGTATCATTTGATGGAGCAATAGATATTTTAGCTAAAGTTGTCCCAAATGAAGTTACTATTTTAATTAAAGATTATGTTAGGGCACTTATGCCTACAAGAAGTATAAATGTTTTGTCAGTATCATTTTTTGCAACTATATGGGCTGCTTCTAGAGGAGTTGATGCTTTTATTGTATCTTTAAATAATTCTTATGAAATAAAAGAGGGTAGGAATTTTTTGTTCAAAAAGCTTCTTGCAATGATTTATACAATTTTAGTTGCTTTATCAATTTGTTTGGCTTTAGTGATACCAAATATGGGGATGGATTTTCTTTTATGGGTATCTAAATATATAGAAATAACGTATTATTTTATAAAAGTTTGGTATTATATAAGATGGATTATAATTATTTCAATTTTGATTTTAGTGTTGGGTTCGCTTTACTATATAGCTCCGAATAAAAAAATGAAATTGATTGAAATAATACCGGGAACTTTGTTTGCAACATTTGGATGGATAATAATATCTATAGGTTTTTCATTTTTTGTAAATAATTTTAAGAATTTTACTATAGTATATGGGAGTTTAGCAGCTGTAATTGTACTTATGATATGGCTTTATTTAAGTGCAATAATATTGATGTTGGGTGGAGAAATAAATTCTATTTGTAGTTTATATAAAAAATACATAAATTAA
- a CDS encoding VCBS repeat-containing protein, translating into MKKKIIGLMIMASLASVFTACGLNNDAKDLMKPPELSINQEEVKDLVKEKLGSNAKLISPKRGENNSAIQFVDLDNDKKDEVLVLYRLENDKYPLRGLILTQQGDDWKIDEGIKGIGYDFDSILFKDITGDGNLEIVVSWDIGEERINKGLSVYKYENGNSVEMFNDSYEAFAVDDIDNDKKAEIFLVKLNKDEIKSKGKLYKYVDKKIKLVDEVDMDGGIGVHYSVKVGMASKDKKGIFLDATVGAHSSITELIVMENGKLKNVFYNEETESVDATFRSYGSVSEDIDNDGIIEIPLLREPATYENASMAEIPWITSWYKWDGKDGLKFNGEGYFNILGGYYFSFPEKWDKRITLKHIESDENKSGRDELIFSYVDKNGEKCKLFTIEVFNKKDWEGNLEKDKYVEIDSEADKIYAVSIEKDITNEQARKMNLNIDEIKDNFRIYKFKF; encoded by the coding sequence ATGAAAAAGAAAATAATTGGTTTGATGATTATGGCTTCACTTGCAAGTGTATTTACTGCATGTGGATTGAATAATGATGCTAAAGATTTGATGAAACCGCCAGAATTGTCTATTAATCAAGAAGAAGTTAAAGATTTAGTGAAAGAAAAACTCGGTTCAAATGCAAAACTTATAAGTCCTAAAAGAGGCGAAAATAACAGTGCAATACAATTTGTAGATTTAGATAATGATAAAAAAGATGAGGTTTTAGTTTTATACAGATTAGAAAATGATAAATATCCTCTTAGAGGACTTATACTTACACAACAGGGTGATGACTGGAAAATAGATGAAGGAATAAAAGGAATAGGATATGATTTTGACAGTATATTATTTAAAGATATAACTGGAGATGGTAATTTAGAAATAGTAGTAAGCTGGGATATAGGAGAAGAAAGAATTAATAAGGGGTTAAGTGTTTATAAATATGAAAATGGAAATTCTGTAGAGATGTTTAATGATTCTTATGAAGCTTTTGCAGTTGATGATATAGATAATGACAAAAAGGCAGAAATTTTTCTAGTAAAATTAAACAAGGATGAGATTAAATCAAAAGGGAAGCTTTATAAATATGTAGATAAAAAAATTAAATTAGTAGATGAAGTTGATATGGATGGTGGAATAGGTGTACATTATTCAGTTAAAGTAGGTATGGCTAGTAAAGATAAAAAGGGTATATTTTTAGATGCGACAGTAGGTGCACATTCATCTATTACAGAGCTTATTGTCATGGAAAATGGAAAGTTGAAAAATGTTTTTTATAATGAAGAGACGGAATCTGTTGATGCTACGTTTAGGTCTTATGGTTCTGTAAGTGAGGATATAGATAATGATGGAATTATAGAGATTCCTTTATTGAGAGAGCCAGCAACTTATGAAAATGCATCAATGGCTGAGATACCATGGATTACTTCATGGTATAAATGGGATGGAAAAGATGGATTAAAGTTTAATGGCGAAGGGTATTTTAATATATTAGGAGGATATTATTTTAGTTTTCCTGAAAAATGGGATAAAAGAATTACTTTAAAGCATATTGAATCAGATGAAAATAAGAGTGGTAGAGATGAATTGATATTTAGTTATGTAGATAAAAATGGTGAAAAATGCAAATTATTTACTATAGAAGTATTTAATAAAAAAGATTGGGAAGGAAATTTAGAAAAAGATAAATATGTTGAGATTGACAGTGAAGCAGATAAAATTTATGCGGTATCTATTGAAAAAGATATAACTAATGAACAAGCAAGAAAAATGAATTTAAATATAGATGAAATCAAAGATAATTTTAGAATTTATAAATTCAAATTTTAA
- a CDS encoding response regulator transcription factor, translating into MKKVLVLEDKAEIRQFIVINLKRAGFNVLEAETGEEALEILKNEDIDIAVLDVMLPGIDGFEVCKKIRETDKTMGIIMLTAKTQEIDKINGLVLGADDYVVKPFSPSELVARIDALYRRVDMVKNDKKEEIICGPFRLNFAQRRLFKNDMPIEVTQTEFSIMKLFLENQDKALSRDYILDAVWGEDYFGNAKVVDVNIRRLRQKIEDNPSKPKFIETVWGYGYRWKKDEHVEGN; encoded by the coding sequence ATGAAGAAGGTATTAGTGTTAGAAGATAAAGCAGAAATAAGACAGTTTATAGTTATAAATCTTAAAAGAGCAGGTTTTAATGTACTTGAGGCTGAAACGGGAGAAGAGGCTTTAGAAATTTTAAAGAATGAAGATATTGATATTGCTGTGTTAGATGTAATGCTTCCGGGTATAGATGGTTTTGAAGTTTGTAAAAAAATTCGTGAAACAGATAAGACAATGGGGATTATAATGCTTACTGCTAAAACTCAGGAAATAGACAAAATAAATGGATTAGTATTAGGTGCAGATGATTATGTTGTAAAACCATTCAGTCCTAGTGAATTAGTTGCTAGGATAGATGCATTATACCGCAGAGTAGATATGGTTAAAAATGATAAAAAGGAAGAAATTATTTGCGGACCTTTTAGATTAAATTTTGCTCAGCGCAGATTATTTAAAAACGATATGCCTATAGAAGTTACTCAAACAGAATTTTCTATAATGAAATTGTTTTTAGAAAATCAGGATAAAGCTTTAAGTAGGGATTATATATTAGATGCAGTTTGGGGGGAAGACTACTTCGGAAATGCTAAAGTAGTAGATGTAAATATTAGAAGATTAAGACAGAAAATAGAAGATAATCCTTCTAAGCCTAAATTTATAGAAACAGTATGGGGATATGGATATAGGTGGAAAAAGGATGAGCATGTTGAAGGGAATTAA
- a CDS encoding ATP-binding protein, translated as MSMLKGIKRRWVINYILIILLVMIVLEGLFMFFVRKYYYDSVKQALMNRAVVVAGFYNKYLNTSIFNFEKDIKRIIEEYTFNDYAEIQAVDLTGNIIQNSSGFERKEKVATSDFYKALKGFTGYWVGRDINTGEKIMAVSVPLLNSRGKVVGVLRYVTSIEKADCIIRRLFLISLLVMMMVLILILVLNIIFTRTIINPIKEITRASKDIARGNLSVKIDKLYNDEIGELADTINFMASELSKVQKMKNEFISSISHELRTPLTSIKGWSETILTGDLNDKEEAKVGLKIIINEAERLTKMVEELLDFSRLESGRISLKFEILNIKKVLDEVILIFEGRAKKEEIKLDYVYSSENILINGDKNRLKQVFINILDNSIKFTNRGKKIFVNIYEDGKKVYIDFKDEGIGISEEDICRVKEKFYKGNSKKSGSGLGLAISNEIIKLHGGSLDIESELGSGTVVKITLPKK; from the coding sequence ATGAGCATGTTGAAGGGAATTAAAAGGCGGTGGGTTATTAACTATATATTAATAATACTGTTAGTAATGATAGTATTAGAGGGACTATTTATGTTTTTTGTTAGAAAATATTATTATGATAGTGTTAAACAAGCTTTAATGAATAGAGCTGTCGTTGTTGCTGGTTTTTATAATAAATATTTAAATACTAGTATATTTAATTTTGAAAAAGATATAAAGAGAATAATTGAAGAATACACTTTTAATGATTATGCTGAAATTCAAGCAGTAGATTTGACTGGGAATATTATTCAAAATTCAAGCGGATTTGAACGTAAAGAAAAGGTAGCAACTAGTGATTTCTATAAGGCTTTAAAAGGATTTACAGGTTATTGGGTAGGTAGAGATATAAATACAGGTGAAAAAATAATGGCTGTTTCAGTACCATTATTAAATTCAAGAGGTAAAGTTGTAGGAGTATTAAGATATGTCACTTCTATTGAAAAAGCAGATTGCATTATTAGAAGATTGTTTTTGATTTCTTTACTGGTAATGATGATGGTTTTAATATTGATACTTGTTTTAAATATTATATTTACAAGGACAATAATAAATCCAATAAAAGAAATTACAAGGGCATCTAAAGACATAGCCAGAGGTAATTTGTCAGTGAAAATTGATAAATTATATAATGATGAAATAGGAGAATTAGCAGATACTATAAATTTTATGGCAAGTGAACTTTCAAAAGTACAAAAGATGAAAAATGAATTTATATCTTCTATTTCTCATGAATTAAGAACTCCTCTAACATCAATAAAAGGTTGGAGTGAAACTATATTAACGGGAGATTTAAATGATAAAGAAGAAGCTAAAGTAGGGCTGAAAATAATAATAAATGAAGCGGAAAGACTTACAAAAATGGTAGAGGAATTATTGGACTTTTCAAGACTTGAAAGTGGAAGAATATCTTTAAAATTTGAGATTTTAAATATAAAAAAGGTATTAGATGAAGTTATTTTAATATTTGAAGGTAGAGCAAAAAAGGAAGAAATTAAATTAGATTATGTTTATAGTAGCGAAAATATATTGATTAATGGAGATAAAAATAGATTAAAACAGGTATTTATTAATATACTTGATAATTCGATAAAGTTTACTAATAGAGGAAAAAAAATTTTTGTAAATATTTATGAAGATGGAAAAAAGGTTTATATTGATTTTAAAGATGAAGGTATTGGCATATCAGAAGAAGATATATGCAGGGTAAAAGAAAAATTTTACAAAGGAAATTCAAAAAAGTCGGGAAGTGGTTTAGGACTTGCTATAAGTAATGAGATTATAAAACTGCATGGAGGCAGTTTAGATATAGAAAGTGAATTAGGTAGCGGTACAGTAGTCAAAATAACATTACCTAAAAAATAA
- a CDS encoding lactate utilization protein: MDKNVNFVIVERIKRTIENLEKNNMKGYFVENEADALKKIEEILNEGDTVSVGGSMTLFEIGVFNLLRNGKYIFLDRYEKGLTPQQIKEIYRKSFFANVYLTSSNAITENGELYNVDGRGNRVAAMLYGPDKVIIVVGKNKIVKNLEEAILRNRNLAAPANAKRLNRNTPCAKTGYCMDCSSKDRICNEYVLIKKQLDPDRIHVIIVNKDLGY; encoded by the coding sequence ATGGATAAAAATGTAAATTTTGTAATAGTAGAAAGAATTAAAAGAACTATTGAAAATCTAGAAAAAAATAATATGAAAGGATATTTTGTTGAAAATGAAGCTGATGCATTAAAAAAAATTGAAGAAATTTTAAATGAAGGTGATACTGTTTCTGTTGGAGGTTCTATGACCCTTTTTGAAATAGGTGTATTTAATCTTTTGAGAAATGGAAAATACATCTTTTTAGATAGATATGAAAAAGGACTTACTCCACAGCAAATCAAAGAAATATACAGAAAAAGCTTTTTTGCAAATGTATATTTGACAAGCAGTAATGCCATCACTGAAAATGGAGAGCTCTATAATGTTGATGGCAGAGGTAATCGTGTTGCAGCTATGCTTTATGGTCCTGATAAAGTAATAATTGTAGTAGGTAAAAATAAAATTGTAAAAAATTTAGAAGAAGCTATTCTGAGAAACAGAAATCTAGCAGCACCTGCAAATGCTAAAAGATTAAACAGAAATACACCTTGTGCCAAAACGGGATACTGCATGGACTGTAGTAGCAAAGATAGAATTTGTAATGAATATGTACTTATAAAAAAACAGCTTGACCCTGATAGAATTCATGTAATAATCGTTAATAAAGATTTAGGATATTAA
- a CDS encoding ABC-ATPase domain-containing protein, whose amino-acid sequence MKTQKDLQFVLNQIDGKGYKAYKDIKGQYNFGDYILSIDSVQGDPFASPSKARIIISQDIAKFPVNLYNEKHKNIAVCDFLTRLFAKNINKYYNKVNGSGKSGLLTIDMPGQEILERTSIIIDNNKLEARFEVGLPAIGRKILGKSAITIFFNALPKIVKNTLYFENIDKSKLINQVELAVDQHYLRNELKKKGYIAFIANGSILPRESGISDKPLQNGAIPFKSPKSLEVEFNLPHKGPIKGMVIPEGITLIVGGGYHGKSTLLKALERGVYNHISGDGREYIITRENAVKIRAEDGRKVEKVNISLFINNLPNGKNTEKFSTENASGSTSQAANIMESIEIGTDLLLIDEDTCATNFMIRDEKMQKLVAKEKEPITPFIDRVRFLYEKLGISTIMVAGSFGDFFAVADNIIMMDEYIPYDVTNKAKEISKEYKKDTTLKSNDKFDYQSKRILLRLSFPKNNKGIKIKTKGLYSILYNKTLIDLKYLEQLVDKSQTNCIAVIFEYIAKNIVNDNMTISEIVNKIYEIISKKGLEELSSFSGHPGNLALPRKYEIIAALNRFRHLKIK is encoded by the coding sequence TTGAAAACGCAAAAAGACCTGCAGTTTGTATTAAATCAAATAGATGGAAAAGGTTATAAAGCATATAAAGACATAAAAGGACAATATAACTTCGGTGACTATATATTATCTATAGATTCTGTTCAAGGCGACCCATTTGCATCACCCTCTAAAGCAAGAATTATAATTTCCCAAGATATAGCCAAATTTCCTGTAAATTTATATAATGAAAAACATAAAAATATAGCTGTATGTGATTTTCTAACAAGACTTTTCGCCAAAAATATAAATAAATACTACAACAAAGTAAACGGCTCTGGAAAAAGTGGATTATTAACTATAGATATGCCGGGACAAGAAATACTTGAGAGAACATCTATAATAATTGATAACAATAAACTAGAAGCAAGATTTGAAGTAGGACTTCCTGCAATTGGAAGGAAAATTTTAGGTAAATCTGCTATCACGATATTTTTCAATGCTCTTCCTAAAATAGTAAAAAATACTCTGTATTTTGAAAATATTGACAAATCAAAACTGATAAACCAAGTTGAACTTGCAGTTGATCAGCATTATCTAAGAAATGAATTAAAGAAAAAAGGATACATAGCATTTATTGCTAATGGTTCAATACTTCCTAGGGAAAGTGGTATCTCTGATAAACCTTTACAAAATGGTGCTATTCCATTTAAAAGTCCAAAAAGTCTTGAAGTAGAATTTAACTTACCACACAAAGGTCCTATCAAAGGTATGGTAATTCCAGAAGGAATTACTTTGATAGTAGGTGGAGGTTATCATGGGAAATCAACTCTACTTAAAGCATTAGAAAGAGGTGTTTATAATCATATATCAGGTGATGGCAGAGAATATATAATAACAAGAGAAAATGCTGTTAAAATAAGAGCTGAAGACGGTAGAAAAGTTGAAAAAGTAAACATATCTCTTTTTATAAACAATCTTCCAAACGGAAAAAATACAGAAAAATTTTCAACTGAAAATGCTAGTGGCAGTACTTCACAAGCTGCAAATATAATGGAATCTATTGAAATAGGAACTGATTTGCTTTTAATCGATGAAGATACTTGTGCTACTAACTTTATGATAAGAGACGAAAAAATGCAAAAACTAGTCGCAAAAGAAAAAGAACCTATTACTCCTTTCATTGATAGAGTAAGATTTTTATATGAAAAATTAGGAATATCAACTATTATGGTTGCAGGCAGTTTTGGTGATTTCTTTGCAGTTGCTGATAATATAATAATGATGGATGAATATATTCCCTATGATGTAACAAATAAAGCCAAAGAAATATCAAAAGAATATAAAAAAGATACTACTCTTAAATCTAATGATAAATTTGACTATCAATCTAAAAGAATTTTATTGCGCTTAAGTTTTCCTAAAAATAACAAGGGCATAAAAATTAAAACAAAAGGGCTCTACTCCATCCTATACAATAAAACTTTAATAGATTTAAAATATTTAGAACAACTTGTAGATAAAAGTCAAACCAACTGTATAGCAGTCATTTTTGAATACATAGCTAAAAATATCGTCAATGATAATATGACTATTTCAGAAATAGTTAATAAAATTTACGAAATCATCAGCAAAAAAGGTCTTGAAGAGTTATCTTCTTTTTCTGGTCATCCCGGAAACCTTGCTCTTCCTAGAAAATATGAAATAATAGCTGCTTTAAACAGATTTAGACACCTTAAAATAAAATAA
- a CDS encoding sensor histidine kinase — protein sequence MHLIKKYGRFVLAIALLGEIYFSYFSIHLRFSAGIIALSVIILISDEISELKLSFLSAIAVFVLRTILGILFSSFKIKEIILLNMPSAIYYLSFGFLAFITNVKREKDNLFKTVIILSLVDSISNVIEITIRGNMSSNIIRLIFLVGILRSLIAYYIYSFYKKQELFILNREHQKRYSQLNSLVSNIQAEMFYLKKSMKDIENVMAKSYDLYEKYKSDNRLNEKLLDISREVHEIKKDYYRVLKGFENFIKKLEKEDEMKLSDIFNIIRENTERFLAENNKKIKLTFRYDENFSLKNYCNLFTILNNLIINSIDACRDGDKIKVIALNNGDNIVFKVIDTGEGIEEDVIPYIFNPGFTTKYDDKTGVSSTGIGLSHVKNIVEDFKGNIEIESIVNEGTKFKITIPKNSLIG from the coding sequence ATGCATCTAATAAAAAAATATGGACGTTTTGTTTTGGCAATAGCATTATTAGGCGAAATATATTTTTCTTATTTTAGTATTCATTTAAGATTTTCAGCTGGTATAATAGCTTTAAGTGTTATTATACTTATATCTGATGAGATTTCAGAATTAAAATTATCTTTTTTGTCAGCTATAGCTGTTTTTGTGCTTAGAACGATTTTAGGTATATTGTTTTCAAGTTTTAAGATTAAGGAAATTATACTTTTAAATATGCCTTCTGCTATTTATTATTTAAGTTTTGGGTTTCTTGCTTTTATAACAAATGTAAAAAGGGAAAAAGACAATCTATTTAAAACTGTTATTATATTATCTCTAGTAGATTCTATAAGCAATGTTATAGAAATTACGATAAGAGGCAATATGTCTTCTAATATTATAAGACTTATTTTTCTCGTAGGTATTTTAAGGAGTTTAATAGCATACTATATATATTCTTTTTATAAAAAACAGGAGTTATTTATTTTAAATAGAGAACATCAAAAGAGATATAGTCAGTTAAATTCGTTAGTATCAAATATTCAGGCAGAGATGTTTTATCTTAAAAAATCTATGAAAGATATAGAAAATGTAATGGCAAAAAGTTATGATTTATATGAGAAATATAAAAGTGATAATAGACTTAATGAAAAATTATTGGATATTTCAAGAGAAGTACATGAAATAAAAAAAGATTATTATAGAGTTTTAAAAGGATTTGAAAATTTCATAAAGAAATTAGAAAAGGAAGATGAAATGAAACTTTCCGATATATTTAATATAATAAGAGAAAATACGGAAAGATTTTTAGCAGAAAATAATAAAAAAATAAAACTTACATTCAGATATGATGAAAATTTTAGTTTGAAAAATTATTGCAATTTATTTACTATACTTAATAATTTAATCATAAATAGTATAGATGCCTGTAGAGATGGAGATAAAATAAAAGTTATAGCTTTAAATAATGGTGATAATATAGTATTTAAAGTAATTGATACGGGAGAAGGTATTGAAGAAGATGTTATTCCTTATATATTTAATCCGGGTTTTACGACTAAATACGATGATAAAACAGGTGTTTCATCTACAGGTATAGGACTTTCTCATGTGAAAAATATTGTAGAAGATTTTAAAGGAAACATAGAAATAGAATCAATAGTAAATGAAGGAACTAAATTTAAAATAACTATACCGAAAAATTCTTTAATAGGGTGA
- a CDS encoding response regulator, translating to MTNTFLIIDDDINMRKMLEVLIRKNNLGKIVAQLDSGEYAVEEILFYNPDIVLIDLLLPIKDGIEIINMVRKEGYEGKFIMISQVEDEEMVSKAYESGIIFFITKPLNMIEAVNVIKGVCRNIELEKSFALIKNAVFNVDSQSKDSKSSKLSLDEQITAIFADIGIVGGTGGDALRKVIHKIINFKKHNSSSIYQLQEIYDEIAKEENQNGYKKVNRRAIEQRVRRTIQKSLQTIAEIGCDDYYNGKFTEYSTLLFDFSQVKQEMRFVDGDTNERGKINIKKFIEGIISKLDI from the coding sequence ATGACTAATACTTTTTTAATAATAGATGACGATATAAATATGAGAAAAATGCTTGAGGTGTTAATTAGAAAGAACAATTTGGGGAAAATTGTGGCTCAGCTTGATAGTGGAGAGTATGCAGTAGAAGAAATACTTTTTTATAATCCAGATATAGTGCTTATAGATCTTTTGCTTCCTATAAAAGATGGAATTGAAATAATAAACATGGTGAGAAAAGAAGGATATGAAGGAAAATTTATAATGATTTCTCAAGTTGAAGATGAAGAAATGGTATCCAAGGCTTATGAAAGTGGTATTATATTTTTTATAACTAAGCCTTTGAATATGATAGAAGCAGTAAATGTTATTAAAGGAGTATGTAGAAATATAGAATTAGAAAAATCTTTTGCACTTATAAAAAATGCAGTTTTTAATGTGGATAGTCAAAGTAAGGACAGCAAGTCTTCAAAACTCAGTTTGGATGAGCAGATAACAGCTATTTTTGCAGATATAGGTATTGTTGGCGGTACAGGTGGGGATGCACTCAGAAAGGTAATACATAAAATAATAAACTTTAAAAAACATAATTCATCGTCTATATATCAGTTGCAGGAAATATATGATGAAATTGCAAAAGAAGAAAATCAAAATGGATATAAGAAAGTCAATAGGAGGGCAATAGAGCAAAGAGTACGAAGAACTATACAGAAATCACTTCAAACTATTGCTGAAATAGGCTGTGATGATTACTATAATGGAAAATTCACTGAATATAGTACATTGCTATTTGATTTTAGTCAGGTAAAACAAGAAATGAGATTTGTAGATGGAGATACTAATGAACGTGGAAAGATAAATATAAAAAAATTTATAGAAGGGATAATATCTAAATTGGACATATAA
- the gltS gene encoding sodium/glutamate symporter produces MVFKLNMVQTLSLAVIVLFLGQGLKKRISLLEKFCIPAPVIGGLVFAIMTLIFRQTGILTFEMDTTLQKLFMTAFFTTVGFTASFKLLKKGGIQVFIFLGLAIVLVTLQNVVGVGLAKLFKLNPLIGLCTGSVPMTGGHGTSGAFAPLFEKAGATAATTVAMAAATFGLIMGSMIGGPIGKRLIEKHNLLEKKDKGLAMEEVAVTMSVQAKELIPNNFMIAASQIILAMGFGTILSYFLQKTGLTFPPYIGAMFAAAIIRNISDLTNFYRVCLEEIEIIGNISLSLFLSMALMGLKLWQLADLAVPLVVMLLAQAVLMGLFAYFITFNIMGRDYEAAVMACGHCGFGMGATPNAMANMSALSEKYGPAPRAFFILPLIGSLFIDFFNAGIITFFMNLFK; encoded by the coding sequence ATGGTTTTTAAATTAAACATGGTGCAAACGTTATCACTAGCTGTAATAGTTTTATTTTTAGGGCAGGGTCTTAAAAAGAGAATAAGCTTACTAGAAAAATTTTGTATACCTGCTCCTGTTATTGGAGGACTTGTATTTGCTATAATGACTTTAATTTTTAGACAAACAGGTATTTTGACATTTGAAATGGATACTACTCTTCAAAAATTATTTATGACGGCTTTTTTCACTACAGTTGGTTTTACTGCAAGTTTTAAGTTGTTAAAAAAAGGTGGAATTCAAGTTTTTATATTTTTAGGATTAGCAATAGTTCTTGTTACTTTGCAAAATGTTGTAGGGGTAGGACTGGCAAAATTATTTAAACTAAATCCACTTATAGGACTATGTACGGGTTCAGTTCCTATGACAGGAGGACATGGAACTTCAGGGGCTTTTGCTCCACTATTTGAAAAGGCAGGAGCTACAGCGGCTACTACTGTTGCGATGGCAGCAGCTACATTTGGATTGATAATGGGAAGTATGATAGGAGGTCCTATAGGAAAACGTTTAATAGAAAAGCATAATCTTTTAGAAAAGAAAGATAAAGGTTTAGCTATGGAAGAAGTAGCAGTAACTATGAGTGTGCAGGCAAAAGAATTAATTCCTAACAATTTTATGATTGCAGCATCTCAAATAATCTTAGCAATGGGATTTGGTACAATACTTTCATATTTTCTACAAAAGACAGGATTAACATTTCCGCCATATATAGGTGCTATGTTTGCAGCTGCAATTATTAGAAATATTTCTGATTTGACTAATTTTTATAGAGTATGTTTAGAAGAAATAGAGATTATAGGTAATATTTCATTATCATTATTTTTATCAATGGCATTAATGGGATTAAAGTTATGGCAGTTAGCTGATTTAGCAGTACCACTTGTTGTGATGCTATTAGCTCAAGCAGTGCTTATGGGATTATTTGCTTACTTTATAACATTTAATATTATGGGTAGAGATTATGAGGCTGCCGTTATGGCTTGTGGTCATTGTGGATTTGGTATGGGAGCTACTCCAAATGCAATGGCAAATATGAGTGCACTATCAGAAAAATATGGTCCAGCACCAAGAGCATTTTTTATACTGCCACTTATAGGAAGTTTATTTATAGATTTCTTTAATGCAGGAATAATAACATTTTTCATGAATTTGTTCAAATAA